A segment of the Polyodon spathula isolate WHYD16114869_AA chromosome 17, ASM1765450v1, whole genome shotgun sequence genome:
ACAAGGCTTGTCCCATCAGGTCAatctttgaaagaaaaaatggcaCGGAGGTCTGTGACTACAGTActtttatgccctcgggggcaGGCCATGAATGTGTCATAGGgtctgcgagcagctttgatatatcttattcaggtttcacgATCTTTAGGCAATAAATAcacatacggtaatggttacatgtcGTACTTGAAAAGGAACCACTTCCCTACcattataatacattttctttgaaaagtaaaaaaaaaattcccaattAAAGTACAGCCCTCTTCACCATCTCGTACGTAGTCTTAAGAACCCTGTTTGCAAACCGTACTTTCAAATAGTGTTGCATTTCCATGGTCATTACACCTGGAGGGGTAAAACTGtcacaaaaagacactgctgagttgaaatgacaagtgcaagtgtaacagatatcctgaATTTAATGAATGGAAATAACTCTTTCGTCGAATGTAGtactagatatcatgttttaaaatgaaaatacatgcttgtTATAACATGTGATTCTTTCataactacacatttgagaccatGTCATCacatacagtgaaatacagtatgtgcactgTAAATGTATGGGTACTCTTACTTAGGGCTGCTGTATATATAGTGTTGTAACTTCAGAGCTATTTTTAAGTTAAGGAAAGCTATTAGAAATGAAAAGATATATTAAACAATTATAAGAGGAGCAAAGACAATGAAACTTGAATAATCACTGCTTGAAGTATTTTGTAAAATTGCCAGATGTATCAAATGTAAGGTACTGTCACAAAAACAGctggagtgggtgatgtcagaccagaaacaagaaataaacaaaaagagaggtggagttttgtgcagctgagcgaatggtttcgctcagcatttaataaaggaacagacagccagaaaataaacggttgtaacaaacaaaaacacaggacacggcactcgttgccaaaacaaaaaaagacaaacaaaacggactatacagacaaaacacagtgagcagatatttatttattattattattattattattattattattattattattattattattattatcacaattattacctccgtctccaatcccgttctccactcaccgaacacacaaccccgagtgggtgaaaacatgtagcttttatgcagctataccgtgactcgattgctaatcaatcattcaattggagtcgcggtacaactgcacgtgaattaataaagtgcaattccccgtgctcacatattattacgttttacttgcacgtgaagtgctgtgcaatcctcgtgcctaaatataaatatacattttaaacacttgtgttacacagacccgtttatatcctgtgtaccaatgactatacaccaacattaacacacaacacaaaatacacacaagtacATACACCTTTTTTTCCACCCTGTGCAGTGCTCCCAGCCAAGATCGGTGATTAAAAATACGCTTGCGCTTACTGTTCATTCCAAATAGCCATGCTTTTAATAGAGGAGTCACTCTGGACAGAGTAGATTATTTATACATTCCTGTATTATACAAGAATTAACATCCAGATATGATCTTTTAAAGAATATTCAACCATGAAAAATCTATCcccttcagtaaaaaaaatagaCTGGAAAATAGCACCAAGAGACAATCTTGACAAGTGGTGGCACAATATGGGCTCGACTCAAGACAGATGTATGTCACGGCTTGGTTATTACAAATTGGGTTCTgttccatttaatttaatttagagcATTAACAGCTTCTGCTATTAGGGAGGACACTAATTACTGCTACTCTTCAATGACCTAATGCTGTTGTGAACATCACAATCAGATtcagaaaaacaagcaaaaactaCAGTACAAATGCACCCTGGTAAGGCTGACAGACCTTGAACATGCTTTTCACGTTTTTACTACCCTGGTGTAATCTctgaaaatacatgtgttaaaTAGGGGTAAAAAATAGTAAGTCCTGTTTCAGACATTAAAACGCATTTTCAGTGCCCTTCATCTTTAATGTTAGTAGAACAGAACACGAATGTCCATAAACGTCTgtgttaataacattttaaaaactgcttccTTTGGAGTGGAACTGGCCTTCAAGAGTCCAGTGCTTCGTGGTTTGTTTCAGTTTGGTAACTTGATCCCACAGACTCCttgttgtgttttcttgcatGCTTGTACTTGTCAACATATGCCTTGACTAAATTTGAAACTTTGACAGGGTTGATTTCTCCACTTTTGCTGTGACAAACCTaagcacaacaaacaaaacaaatacaaagtaattCAGCTTGCATATTGTTTCATGAAACCTGTAGATTGCTTTCCTAAATAAAGTTTTCTCCAGAATCTGCTGGACTTAAAGAGTTATTTGTAGGGAAACAGAGAAGTCAAATCTGTTCCGGTCAGCACTGCTTTAACTACATTACAAATATTGGTATTTATATCCCTGATGACTGTAAATAGCTACTTTTCCTACATTAATGACGAAAACAAGAAGCTGCAAACATATGTATAATGTGTAACACTAACAAAATGCATACAGTACTATCATAGGAATTAAGCTTACATTACTTAATAAAGTGGCATAATAGGAACTTATATTTATGGATATTCTTTAAACAATGTAGTATTTTCAGGGCTAGCTTAGACAACATCATTACCTTCTGGACAGCTTTTCGCAGAATTTCCTTGTATTCCTCTTTGGTGATGTCCCTTTTCTGGTAAAAGGGTTTTATTGCAAGTTTAACTTCCTCCACTGCCCTCTCCTGCATGTGAAGTTTCTTCATGTACTGAAATGAAGGAAAATGTACATTCGTCAAATAATTTTAACAAGAAACAACAGCTTTGTTTCAGGTCCAATTTTACATATCCTTTACATCCAGTGCATGctgcacattttcaaataaaaagcaactgaacaaaaaTCAATCAGTTAGGAAACATCTACGTGTATTAGCAACCAGGAGATGCTACCTCGTCCAAATTTTTATACAGGTATTAACCAGTACACCGAAGAGGGCACTAGATGAAATTTTTGTTTACTTGGTTGTCTAGAAGCTCTTCTATTGTCCAGCTCGCTAGGATGATTCTGCAGTAGGTGATGCAATGATAATTACCATGGTAACTGTACTCACATGTGgaacatttaaatcaatacatgttgATAAGTACACTTCTCtgaacggaaaaaaaaaaaaaaaacattttagaaactaTAACTATTCCAAAATCTAGTGGTGACTGTTCATGAAATGCTCAGTTGAAAAGGGTGTCATGTATTTTAACTGTGTgtgagtttatttaaatatttaacaaaacaagcaaagtttAATATGACTTAAAAAATCTAGCAAATACAACTCATACTGACATGTCTTGTTTGAAATAATGCAAACATATACACACGGCACGGTATATAAATAGCATGCATTTCAAACTACATTAAGGATACATACAAGCATTGGTTATATTTAAAGTGTAGATAAAGAGAGAGCACAcgttattatttttgcattaactTTGATTTGAAACTTTAAATTGATTCCTGTCTTGTTTTTACTCCATCTTTTGTTCTCCAGCAATAAAACACTCGTCTTCATTTTCTATGGACAACCTAACATCATATTCTTCAAAAGGAACGTCAATACAAATATTGTAGTTACGGCAACAACCAGCTCAGACATGTTGTAGGTAATAACGGAGGGCTCCTCCAAACTTAGTTAGACACTAGGACTAAGAATTGGTCTCTTGGCAAGAAACACAGGAAATAATTTGTGATGCCATTGCCTTactaataaaatgtaaatcacCAACATTTCTTTGAAATTCACCAGGTGCATAAAATGCCAAAGCTACAGACACTTAAATTTCGGTTAGTACAACGTGGCTTCTCATTGTCTGGTATTCAAGATCTCTTCTCAAAATGTCACATAATTCTAGCATTACATTTCGAGTAGCACTGTTTCAATTTCATTATCGTTATATTTAATCTTGCAGATTTGTTCTGTCCCTAGatattcttatttttcttttcttaggaaATTTCTGTCGGGAAATCACGATTACAGGTTTGCTGTCACAGTCACTGAAATATGGTATTTATTCAGATTCATCGACTCTCCGGTAGCCACTAGAAGACCTCCAATGGGCTTCTAGGTTTAGAATTTAACAGCAGCAGAACATTTCACAGTGCTTTGTGAGACTCTATGAAAAGCCACTACATATTTAGCAGGTCCTTCTAAAGTTACTGATACCTATAAAATGTGAAACTGATAGAAGGATGCTAACTAGATATAAGTCTGCTAAATGCTAGAAGTGCCCCTGGCAGGCCCCTGCTGGAGAATTCTTATGACAGTTTGTTTCAAACTATTCAACTGTTCATGAGTGGTTTGAACATAAACAAGAACTCACAAATCTGTCAAACTGAGCAGCTGTGGGATGAGCTGTagcataacatttattaaagcccACAAATGCAAGCATCCCTGCCACGATGGATATGGAATCTATCTCTCTGCAACTTTTTAATCTGGTTGAAAGGTGAACCAACCACATACTGAGGGGTGTTTCTAATAAAGTATATGGGCTCTTTATATGTATGGCTCTTAATTTTAGACTGGGCAAGAGGTCATTCACCCCGTGTGAAGAAAGACCttatttcaaaagaagaaaacaacatccTGTCAATGTTCCCTTGTCAGTAACGGatgtaattatgttttgtttttgatggaAATCATTAAAAGTCAGTACAGCTGAATTCCCAGCTGATCTTACTTCTTCATTATTTGTCTTGTCGGCTGCATGTCTGCTTTTGCTAAAGTTCGCTTCCTCTTTTCCTGCTGGTGTTTGCAATCCAAGCTCTAACACACCAGCTTGTACATTCAGTTCTGGTGGGAAGGTCTGTCCAGCAATAGAACTAACATGGGAAGGGCTGATTGGGGCACAGGAGGATGAATCTGGAGTAACTATAGAGGCCAGGAGCATGGTTTGGGAACAATCCTGTGATGGAAAATAAGAGAAATAAGATACAACACAATAGGGGTGTGACTAAGTACATGAAGACACTGACtgtttttgatttgatttaaataaCAGAATATTAGGAGTACAATTAGTTTTCATAAGCATTAACTTAGAAGATAGTAGGGCTGTAAcaaatgttatatagaacagtaatcatgtttttaccatttaaatacaaataaaaatagctgtTGTTTATGTACACGTAATTAATCCTGCTTGCAATATTCACATACAGTAGTGCTGGACAAATGCAATTTTCTGTTATCGATTTTAGGCTGTAAATTTTCACAATAATCATG
Coding sequences within it:
- the LOC121330036 gene encoding PHD and RING finger domain-containing protein 1-like; its protein translation is MLLASIVTPDSSSCAPISPSHVSSIAGQTFPPELNVQAGVLELGLQTPAGKEEANFSKSRHAADKTNNEEYMKKLHMQERAVEEVKLAIKPFYQKRDITKEEYKEILRKAVQKVCHSKSGEINPVKVSNLVKAYVDKYKHARKHNKESVGSSYQTETNHEALDS